ACTACATACTCGATTTCTCCAAATGATGGAAGGCTTAAAATCAAAGAATgcagcaaagtgatgaatgcgcacacgcaactaattggagacaaaatgaatgtgcgcaagccacaacttggagataggtttatgtccattctccattatggagaTGGACCGGTTTATCTATTTTATGGTATTTtacctaggagagaggagtaggtcctaggtattaagaacaattagttagtgttgattatatatgactatgatgatgatgtgaaGTTTTtatatgtgctacaatgtgttagagttgatggtgATGCAGAGGAGGAGGAGTAATTATGAGTagtatgatgatgaggaggagttgttattataactagtgaccaagttgttatatgatgtctcatggacgaaaatgatgataATGAGGAGTTGTTatgtgacaatgatgtattatgatgataagttgttaatgatattatgatgatgatgatgagttattatttcatggtcactttggatccatgcacttgagaCTAATCCAcgattctttcacccaatgatgtaataactcattatgatgtaaaaacaatctctaaattgctactgtatgaaaacttgtataatggtGTGTGAATACGacataaaacaaaaaataaatacatAATCATAGTCGTAGCACGGGTACAGAGACGCGCTGCTAGTAACTACCAGTAGCGCTTTCTaccaaaagcgctactgctaagtaggttTAATAGTAGTGCGGGCAAACTCACGCTACTGCTACTTTAGCTGTagcgttgtagcagtagcgcggtgccCCACGCTATTGCTATACCtaaaaccggcgctactgctaggttttttcctagtagtgtatgctACTACGGCGGATGCATTAGCTATGGTGGAGTTGGATAATCTAGAGGTTATTGATGCGTTTGGTCTCGACCAATGGTGGGATCCGGCGGCTCCTGTTTATGCTCATTGTGTTGATACTACAAGGGAGATTGAAATGGGTTTCAACACAACATTAGGGAAGCTAATGGCGTTGCGCATGCTATAGCTAGAGATTGCTTTAGCTCTACAGTAAACTGTATTCTGTTTAAGAGTCACGGAGGGGGGGAGATCCCCACCTGAATTTGATCTCATTCAAAGAAAATTTGTTTCACTTTATAAGGAAAACCTGAACAAGTTGGCCAAAAAACCGTACAAGTAACAGGTAAAAGAATATGACAAAATAAGAAAATGGACGCTCAGGACAAGTCACGACCTAGCTAGTAGACCGAAGAACCATCACCATGTAAGACACAACTAGATGTGGGGTGCCATCAAGGGATCACAACACTAAAAATTTGCAGCAGCCTAACACACCATATCGACATGTGTACCGAACGCCATGACGCAACACATGAACATCACAATCAGGGAGTCCCACGGTTGAACACGAACCTTGAATAGGATTCATCACAGGAATTCCGAACAGTTAGAAAGATGGGGAGGCAGTTGATGAACCCCCTAGTTTTCTTTTCTCTAGTCTTGTGAGCGATGTTTCGATGTTAAGTAGTCAAAAGAGCATGCTACGAAGGCTTTCTCTAAatattgtttttattattttatgcTTGTTTAGGTACAAACAATGTGCTTCTTAATTAATGGACATGCAAAGCTCTCCGTTTGTTTTGAAAAGTTTAAACAACTTGAGCAAATCGACAAGAGGATCTTCTTGGACAAAACACAATGAAGTAGGTGAAAACAAACTAGTAAGGGCATTTTTAACTGATCTCCTTTAACCGGTTAGAGGAGTAAGAACCCGGGTTTACCCCTTTAACCGGGACCTAGCCGAACCCCAATAACCGGTAGTGGAGAATAATTTATCCTCGGCCGCTTATCTCTAGCCTATATTTACTCCACCGCTCGGCGGCGGCGTAAAAAAATCTCCACTCCTCTCTTGGCCTCCtctgcctctcctcctcccccaTTCCCGCCGTCAACGACCTCTCCATCGTTCCCCGACACCCTCCTCCTCCCAATGGTCGGACTCCATGGCCGGCGCCGCCTCGCGAGCTGCGCGGTTTCAAGCGCATCCTCCTCAAGCCTCCACCGCCCTGCCGATGTGGCCCCCTTCCGCCGCATCTTCGACCTCCCCTACCCCTCTGCCACGGCAGCCGCATAGGAAGTACCTCGGTGTTCGCCGGCGGACGTGGGGGACGTGGGTGGCGGAGATAACCGACCGCGAGACCCACACGAAGAAGTGGCTCGGGTACTTCCACACGGCGGAGCTCGCTGCCCTCAAATAAGACCGGCGGTAGGTCCAGTTCCATGGCGCGGCGGCGCGCCTCAACTTCCCTTGGACGACAGCGCCCGTCGAGCCCGTCTTGCCGCTGCCGAGGGTGGTGAATGCGGCAATGGCTTGGGAGGACCGGGAGGCGAGGGAGCTCATCACGGGAGGCCGTCAACGAGGCGTACATGGCGGACATTCGCCGCCAATACCCTGAGCttgtggaggcggagcgggcgatcttctagaGCGCGTGGTTGATTGGGAGGTAATCATCATCTCCGACTACGAGGAGCACGACGGCGGCAATGGTAGCAAGGGCGAGGAGGAGTTCGACGTTGAAGAGTGGCGGCGCCTTTTCCCCGACTCCGGTGACGACGGCACAGGCCCGGACCCCATGAGCGGTGGAATGTCAAGGCAAGATGGTTTGACCTCTacaaggatgatgatgatgacggagaCTAGTTTAGTTTAATTTCATGTTTATTTTTAAGTTTATGTTTAAAACTCATGTCTGGTGGGATGTCAAGGCAAGGCGGATGTTTAATGTGTTCAATTTCGGTTGTTTAAATGGACCGTAGTTTGTTTCTTACTCCGATAAATTAGGAGTTCGGTTAGGTCCGATCAAAACTTAGTGAAGTAAAAATCCTCCATCACCAAGCTTTGTTCGGCTGGATCCTCCGCTATTTTATAAGGGACTGGTTAGAGTTGTCCTAAGTTTAGTTAAAGCGACTTCCCGCGTACTCGAGTACATACGATTCTCGAACAAGCATTACGCGGTCGACTAGGCACGAAAAGATGAAAGAGGTCCAATATAAGCACCAACAGAATGTACTCGAATCTACCAAAGCATGCATGCAGTTAACCAGCTGGCCTAAATGTTAAACGTTCTTAGCACTCAATCAAGTGCCTAACCTAATACTGCTAGATACTTGATGCGTACGTTACGGAGCTAATTAGGCTGTCGTGGTAGCAACAGCAACAGCACGCACGGGCGCGTTAACTTGTTCGAGAGAAAACTCGATCGTCCGACGTACATTTCGTCGTGTTTCGTTGACGACGATTTCAATTCCTTTGAGGAACCCTGCCGGATTCTGCCAACTGCCAACCTCGCTTTCTATGCAATAGTCAAACACTTTCTCGGCTAGTGGCCGAGTAGGAGTAGCTGACGGGGCGAAGAAGCAGGCAGGAAACCAGCCCAGCTGGGGTTCCATTCCACCTACAGTCAACACGTCTATATGTGTAGCTGCGAGAGGAGTTCCGAAGCCACTAACTCGATCCCCATCCACCTTTCTTCTGGCATGGAATGCCAAGTCAAGTCCTAGTCTCTCAGCAACGCAGGTCATTTTGGGGTTTAAAAAAAAGCCTCAGACACATTACTTAATTTAACAGTTAGTGTTTTCACTAAACCAATCAATCCAAATGGTTTTTGTGGGTTCGTAGTCAAGGTTGGAGAAATCTAATTAAGTGACACGTACTTTCTAGTTGGCGTACGTACTGCTAGATAATGGATACTGAATGCACGGGAGAAACTACATGCGTgtactcgcaaaaaaaaaaaaactacgtACATGTGTGACTTAGGGCATCTTCAAAGCTAACCTCTAAACAGGACACCACATCCGTCTGTAGACCAAGGGAACCAGTTCGCGTACACTAATGCAGGAGCCAGCCATCCAAACGTAACCTCATATATTTCAAAAGGATGTCAACAAAcctgatgaaattcatgcaaaaatGACGGAATTTGGCAAAGTTCGGACATAAATTATAGAAAATAGCCCGCAACACTCAAAGTAATTATAGAAATAGCACAATTCATCCATGCAAATATCACTAGTACGACAATATTTCAAATTCAACAAGATAACcggatgttcaacaagtttttgTAAATCATTCACTCAAAATTCAACAATCCTAGAGCCTGAACCGGCACATGTGGTCCCATAGAAACTGCCCTTTGAATTTCATCCAGCAATATATGCGCGTGAATGGTCTGCCCTCGGTCATGTAGTATGTCATGGAAGCAAACTATACAACGTGTACATCAACATTGAATGAATAAATGAATTAACCAGCATGTAGAGTAATACTTCctctgtctcaaaataagtgttGCTGATTTTATACTAAGTTAGTACAAATTTTATACTACATCAGTGACACTTATTTTAAGACGAAGGGAGTAGAAAGCAACACTTACGATTGGCTGATGCGCCCATGGCCACCTTGTCTCCTCTTGGTGAGTCGCACCGCTATACTTCATGACGAAGTTGCTGATGGTGTACCATCGATGCGTTAGCGACTTCACATTGCGTGCATGGACGGCGTGAATATTGTAGGTCGTCATGTTCTTTCGCTCATGGAACGAAGCATGCAAGCTTTGCCAAAAGATCGGGCCCTTGTTCATGCATACAAAGTCCTCAGAAACGTCCAACCACACctcgcacaacaactcatcctcgtACATTGAGTACCCCTCCATCGTGCTTCTCTAGAAAACAATAAGAAGTTTTAAAAAAAAGCTCAATGACATTTGATCGAACACCTGCCAGGCGCGGTGTCTACCATGGACGGCGCCGACAGGGATGCAAAGGGTATCTAGCCGCAGAGGGATTCCTGGGTGGACATCGGTGTAGCCCAAGGCCGACAGTCTCGTGGGTGGGGTGTGCAGACGTCTGGGGATGCCTGGACGGCGACCAGAGAGGTACAACGGCGGAGACATACTACAAGGGTGCGGATGAAAGAAGGGGGGAGCAATGGTGGACTTGGAAGAAGGGACCGGGAGGAGGATTTCAGTGGGNNNNNNNNNNNNNNNNNNNNNNNNNNNNNNNNNNNNNNNNNNNNNNNNNNNNNNNNNNNNNNNNNNNNNNNNNNNNNNNNNNNNNNNNNNNNNNNNNNNNNNNNNNNNNNNNNNNNNNNNNNNNNNNNNNNNNNNNNNNNNNNNNNNNNNNNNNNNNNNNNNNNNNNNNNNNNNNNNNNNNNNNNNNNNNNNNNNNNNNNNNNNNNNNNNNNNNNNNNNNNNNNNNNNNNNNNNNNNNNNNNNNNNNNNNNNNNNNNNNNNNNNNNNNNNNNNNNNNNNNNNNNNNNNNNNNNNNNNNNNNNNNNNNNNNNNNNNNNNNNNNNNNNNNNNNNNNNNNNNNNNNNNNNNNNNNNNNNNNNNNNNNNNNNNNNNNNNNNNNNNNNNNNNNNNNNNNNNNNNNNNNNNNNNNNNNNNNNNNNNNNNNNNNNNNNNNNNNTTGCGGTAAAAAAGACATCCGGACCGACCCGTGAACGGATATAGGGCCGCGTTGGATGGCAAAACATGTCCGAACCGCGCGGTCCGAACGGATGTAGGTGGTTTAAGGGTCCCTGTTGAAGATGCCTTTACATGCGAAATGTTATTTGGTTCCTGGGTGTATGTACACCCGATATAGGACAAAGTTAACAACTGAAAGAAGTCAAAAAAGTTCAGAAGTTTTTTTTAATAACTTGACTTTCTTTTGCAATAGTATGTAATGTTTTGCTAATAAAAAATCACTGTTGACTTCAAGGAAAAAATCAAATCTATTGGTACTGTTGACACTTTTTGTTGCCTTTTTTTGCCCTGAAATCaacgttttttcttttcttttgtggaACTTCTTTTACGAGTTCAATGAATGGTCCAGTTTATTTCAACAATATTTTCAGATTTTCTTGATTTttatttaattactaattttctggAACCGGATATTTTTTGTAGCACACGGTTAAAATTGAAATGTCCGGTGCCTGACAAAAAAATTCCTCTGAAAAAGGAATTAAGTGTGTTTGTCGTGGAGTGAGCACTGACACTATCGTTGTTATCAACAAGCTAGGTCGCATATACACGCACGAGAAACATGTACAGTCCTACAGCAGCGAAATTAAATAAGTAAAATGCCAACGGCAAGAGTACTTTTTTTTAGTAGTAGTGCACAATGTCATCAGTTGCTACTTGTCGAGACCAACTTAAATAACCCATTTTTACTTCCAAAACAAGCCAATATCATCGATTGGGTTGTTAGTGCACTGCAATATAAGAGGAAACAACATGTGTCCATATATATTAGTAGCGTACTCATAGTGTCCCACTCCAAGGAATTACATAGCCATCCACAACAAGGATCTTTTTCCACTTGATATTTATAGTGGAGCATCCGGTCTAGCTAGATTTTGCCTAAGCTATACCACCCACCCAAGTTATTTGCACACTTCCaaacatttagtatttctttttcttttctttttctgtcttcACATCACACAATCTTTAAAGTATTCATTTCACAATTACATTTTCTAGTTACATATTAGGAAAACCTCGGTAAACTTGGGTGTTACAAAAAGGAGATGAAAAACAAATACGAGTCCAAGGATTTTTGGGTCCTAGTGACTTCTCTTCCTAGGATCTAGACCATTGATGTCATGACGATTGAACCCGCTCCGTATATAGATATGAATTGGGCAGAAGTATCGGCTATTTGGGATCGATGCTTGGTAAGAGGATATATAGTTTCACCGCCAAGCTACAAAATTTAGAAAATATAAATCTAAATTCGAGAGCAAGTTTTGCGGTAACCATCTAAGTTTTAGGTATTTTACTGTTTATTATCTTCTCCAGACAACATACACCTAGGGGAGGTTGACTCGACCCCTGACGTCGGTCAAAACAAAGACGAGGGACAGCGAAGTAGCCACAATATTGAGGTAGCCTACACTCGTGTAAGTGAATGTTGTCCTCGGCACATGCAAGTGAACCCCATGCACGTGCCAAGGATAGTGATCATCTTGGCATTGAAAGTCTCAACTCTGCCTTTGTTTATGTTCCCGTAATTAGGAGGTGTTTCAATTTTGTTATACACTACTAATTATATTTGTACATGACAAACATTCTGCTGGCGGTCAGTGGCGAAGATAGGCCTATTATTGCAATTTCATCTTACGAAGTACTGGAAATCATGAGAGTTTATCGCTCAAGCTATGTCAGTCCCAGGCGTAACCCGTCACTAGCTCCACCACTGCCGACGGTCATGTGCAATAACAAAAAAGTGATCAAAGCATGCCATCTAGtgatactactacctccgtccggaattacctgacactaaaatggatgtatctagacgcacAGGTGGAAGGAGTATATTTTTTCCACAAGCCGGTCTTTATTTTTTATGAAATGCAGCAGCACTCTGACCGAGAGTCGTAACAGAAAAATGGAGGTGAAGAGCAGAAGAAGAGAGGAAGCATATGGCATGGTGGACTGCTCCACTTGATGACCCCCAACAAAACATAATTAGGCTGATTAGGAGTCAATTTTGGCAGCCATAAGGATGGACTAGACTAGCCAGGTAATCCCACCTCCTCCTCCTATAAAACCCCATCACCCCCTTGCCTTCTCTCCCACCAACACAGCACACAGCTCTTCCCTCTCCAAAGGCAGTCACACACAACACAAGCAGCTCCTCCTCTTCCACAGAGCCACGAACATCTCACTGCAAGAAAAGGAAAAatggcgccaacaatggccatcaCCACCGCCACCCTGGTGCTCCTCGTCGCCTCCCTCCTAGCGCCCAGCGCCCTCGGCTCCCGCTCCGGCCCAACCTCGCACCACGGCCACGGCGGCCACGCCAAGCACTCCccgccgccgtcaccgccgcccgcgcccgccgccccGATGGCCGCGGCGCTGGTCCGCACCACCTGCAACTCCACCGCCTACTACGACCTCTGCGTGGCCGCGCTCGCCGCGGACCCCTCCAGCACCACCGCCGACGTGCGCGGCCTCTCGGCCATCGCCGTCTCCGCGGCCGCCTCCAACGCGTCCGCCTCCGCGGCCGCGCTCGGCGCCAACGTGACCGCgcagggcggcgccgccgtcgacgGCACCGTGCAGGCGCTGCTCCGGACCTGCTCCGCCAAGTACGGCGAGGCGCGGGACGCGCTGGCCGCCGCGAGGGGCTCCATCGCGCAGCAGGACTACGACTACGCCGCCGTCTACGTCGGCGCCGCCGCCGAGTACCCGCAGGTGTGCAAGGCGCTGTTCCGGCGCCAGAGGCCCGGGGCGTACCCGGCCGACCTCGCCGCCAGGGAGGAGGCGCTCAAGCAGCTCTGCTCCGTCTCGCTCGACATCATCTCCCTCCTCAGCGCCACCAGCTGAAGGCTGAAGAAAGCTGCTACGAACCAATATAAGTACTATGACCGATGCCTACTGCGCACAAGCTATCCCGTAAATTAATTAAGGATGTAACCACAAGTACGTATAGTTGTAACTAGTGTAGCGTACGTGTAATGACACGTGCTAAGTCTCCTTACGTTTTTGCTACTATATACTAAGTGCAGTGTACTCAGTTAACTACTACTAATAATATTGATGAGATATTTCTTGAATTCTGGTACTTGATCATGTTTATTTGGGGACTAAAATAGTTCAAAAAGGTAAAAATAACAATATATATGGAGCAGGACTACctgtttatttattttacttttcataATAATTAGATCTTTGAACTTTTTCTAAAACCCATTCACCTACTTAGTTCAATTCACAGTATTTTATTGTGTGCAATGTTACCAACAAGTATCTATCGTCTTCTCAGACAAAACTATCGGCTTGGTCCAATGATACTAGTGCAGATGTATGCCTAAATTGGGGTGATACCTCCGCCGATATGCTTGGCACGGTGGCGATTCAACGAGATTTGTTTATCTATAAGTTTTTGCGGATACTCTGGTGGTTGGATTTCTCAACGTTGTACAAGTTCAGATGCATGTTCGGCAAGAATTGTGTGTCATATAGTCGTAGGTATTATGTTCCCTTTGTCCAGAGTACCCTATACCTGGTCATACCCAACATTCTACTAATCTAATACTATAAACACAATTTGAGTAAAAAAACTTGTATCTATCTGCATATTGCCTATGTTTCAAAATATAGTGACCAATATTTTGTCCCATCAAATCAAGTCTTTAACCAATATTTACCCCGTTAATAAGTGGCTTGCATAGTACGAAATCAAAGTCATAATAAATACTTTTGGAAACAAATCTAGTGACATCAATTGCATGTCACATGAACAACATATTGACAAAGCAACTACTGATCAAAATATTGTCTTATTGAAACAAAATATGCTCTACAGATACAAATGGAGTATTATAAAGAGTGAGCTTCGATCGATTGCAAATGTGAACTTGACGATGGTGCAAAACTGAAGTTGATGACATCTGTTGAATTCTAGTACTTGATTAtgtttactccctctgtaaattaatataagagcgtttagatcactattttagtattctaaacgctcttatattagtttacggagggagtatttgggaaGTCAAGTACTTCATTGAGGATCACTTTTTTTCAGTTTTCATAATAGTTAGATATCTAAAGTTCCTAGAAatttcacctaaaattatatcaattAGTAATACGGATTGGAAGGAATAACTTTTTTGTgaatcagatgtatatagacatgtcttaatgtgtttgttcactcatttcagtctgtatgtatccaaaacatcttatatttgtgaacagggGGAGTAGTATTTAGACCCTGCAATGTTAGCAAGATATATTTATCTATATACCTCCTATTTTCAAAATATAGGATGTTAAGACAAGTCTTTGTCTAACGTTTACATCATTAATAAGTGCTTATATGATATATAATCATAACCGTAAGAACTCACTTTGAGAACAAATCTAATGATATCCGTTTCATGTCATGTAACCGGTATATTGATAAAGCATTTGTTGGTTAGAACATTGTATTTATAGATACAAAAAATGTCTTCCTATTTTAAATGGCATGAGTATTATATATAACGAGGTTGGCCTACAACGGTCGCCGTTGTGGTGGTGAAAAATTAAATTTCTGTAACTCGTCATGGCTTGAAGGCATAAGACCAAGAGATATAGTGCCAGTAGCGGAGCCAGGATTAACGCACGTCATAGGCAAGCCCGTATAGCTAAACTAGCTACAGTATGCTACATAGCCATTTGTGCTACAATCAACGAAGGATCTCTCCACCATACCCCAGCTTGGGGCCTGGCACCGCCCCTTATAGTGCCAAATAGTTTCGAAATATTCAAGAAGAAGAATTGCATGGGTAACTAAATGTGTCGTACAAGAAAACTGTGGTTTGGAAACCTTGGGAATTTCCAAAATACTTCCTCTATCCTAAAATATAGTGCATATTGCATTTTTTTTAAAATTCAGACTTTGTTTAGAGAAAAGGTTATcaacatctagaataccaaatcaaaTACCACTAGTTTCATGATGAAATATATTTTCCTatgatatatatttggtattgtacatATAGTTAGTTTTCTCTATAAAGTGGAACAATTTTTGTAAAACTTGACTTTTGCGGAAATCAATTGATTGTGAATATGGATCATCTTGACTAACATAGATGACCTAAGCAGAGGAAGCTAGCACCCGCTCTATACACATGTCGGCGCACTCTTTAGAATATGGAGTTGCATTCAAATCAATGGCTACCGTCCAAGCTCATTGGAAGGGGCTCAATCTTTCACTCAATGGTGGTCAGGTGCCATTAACAATAGGCCTATGCATAGACAGCAATCCTCCCTTATCATGTTTGCCTTTCTGGAAATGTTTGTCCTCTGGAGAATTTGGAGTGAGGGGCTTGATGTAGCCTAGGACCCATTTCACTTTATTGGTGCCCTAACCCTTGTTGTATGAAAAACAAAGCACCCCGCGAAAAAAGGCCTATCAACTAATTGTCCATTGCACCGAATGGTATAAAGCTAGACGACACCCTGTGTGTAGCCGCAAACTGGAAATCTGTTTTCTAAATTGTCTAGAATACAAATTCCATTCTTATGATTTAGACTATGCTGGGAATTGTTGCATAAGCAAAAAAAACTTGACATGAAAAGTTTGCATGTTAAAACTAAATGCAATATGATTACAACCCACTTAAAATGCACTAATGCATGTTGCATGATAGAGAGATTCTCAAGCCTAAATCGGAGGGATGCTAATTTTGACGATGTGGAAACACGCATGCGCGAAAAAAATAGCTATTTAATGACTTGCAGGTGGGGTTTGTCTATAAAAGATATATAGATATGAAAATTCTGAATGGTGGACAGGCTCCATGAAGGCCGATTTTTGAAAAATTTAAAATTCGAACTTTTATGTTTCAACAAAATCTGAAAAATAATACACATTATACCTAGAGGTATAATGtacatgtgtgtaaaatttcatgaCGAAATACGTTGAAATGGGAGTTGTGCAAAAAAAAAACTATGGCTGTTGAACACATGTACTATTCATTGCTCAAAGTCCATGATTTTGTCTTTTTGTACAGGTCGAGattcaaagtatttcatcatgaaattttacacacatatacATTACATCCTTACGTACATATAAagttttttctagaattttttgaaactgaaaagtttgaatttgattttttttaaatttcagcCTCCATGAAGCTCGGTCACCAAAACGCCCTACTCATATAGATACACTTACCATTGCACTGGAAAAAATACTGGCCAttacactgaagaaaaaaactggccACTACACTGGGAATATGCACAGCAAGGCGAAAAGGTTGATTTTTTTTTGGCTAAAAGGTAAATAAATATGTGGTACCAGGTAATGATGGTTGGTAAAAATCATATAGCACATGAAAGATGAGACTGTTTGGACCAACGAGATGATGGATCTTTTCTGTTTGGACCATTTGGATTTTGGAGGAAAGGAAAGCAGGAGTGAGTGAAGTAACATGCTCATGCTCAATTTATCATGGAGTGGGGATAAAACTGAAAAGCAACAAAGCATGTTTGTCCCACGCTGTTTCCTTCTTTACTGGGTGCACCAAAATCAGGGGGTTCGAATTCATCGACTTGCTATTTCTGTATCTTTTTCTTTTCTCCTAATTACTGCTAATGGCCCTCATTTGTCTCTTCCAAGTTactacctccgttccaaaatgcttGAAGTTCTAGGTTTGTTATAAGTCTACTTTTtaaagtttgaccgagtttgtaGAAAAACATgccaatatctacaataccaaattagCTTCATGAGATTCATCATAACATGTTTCTCCATGATATATGTATTtgatgttgtactccctccgttccataattcttGCCGTTGTTTTTTATAGAACGGAGAGAGTAGCTATTAAAAATTGATCAAATTTAAAGAGGTTTGCCTTAGGACAAAACTAGAActtcaagtattttggaatggagggagtactatagttTTTGCATTTCCCTCTCATCTCAAATTTCCTGTTATCCACTACCACAAAAGTTTACTCTTTCCAATAGAGTGAGGAAAGGCCACAATACTGGCATGCTTGGATCTGATGGAGAACATGATCATGTTCATGAGACTCTTCTTATGTAACAAGATCTGACCTCCTTTTGCACCATATTCATATTTACTTGTTAACCGCTACTAGAAATGTTTACCGTTTTCAGGAGAGGGTAAATGCTATAATAGTGGCATGCCTGCATCTGATGGGAGAACATAAGCATGTTCATGAGACTCTTCTCATGTAATAAGATCTGACCTCCTTTTGCATGAAAGGAGATAGCCTATATCGTTGCGAAAGCCAAAAGAAGGCTTGCTGGCCACCAAACAGTGCTCCGTAGATGCCACTAATCCACACTAAAGATGGAGCCTTTAATCACACTATTCTGCTTTGCAAAGTAAAGGATCCAAAAGGTGCCTTTAATCACCTTGGGTATCTTTTACTAGTCAGTTTTGCCAGCACAGGTGCACAACTCATGAAAGAATCTGTAGATGCCAAAAGCTTTATCTCCAATGCTACTTGGG
This portion of the Triticum dicoccoides isolate Atlit2015 ecotype Zavitan chromosome 7A, WEW_v2.0, whole genome shotgun sequence genome encodes:
- the LOC119330898 gene encoding pectinesterase inhibitor 28-like, whose product is MAPTMAITTATLVLLVASLLAPSALGSRSGPTSHHGHGGHAKHSPPPSPPPAPAAPMAAALVRTTCNSTAYYDLCVAALAADPSSTTADVRGLSAIAVSAAASNASASAAALGANVTAQGGAAVDGTVQALLRTCSAKYGEARDALAAARGSIAQQDYDYAAVYVGAAAEYPQVCKALFRRQRPGAYPADLAAREEALKQLCSVSLDIISLLSATS